In the Engystomops pustulosus chromosome 2, aEngPut4.maternal, whole genome shotgun sequence genome, one interval contains:
- the TIMM22 gene encoding mitochondrial import inner membrane translocase subunit Tim22 codes for MAAPGAGTGMTPGTPSSAPGDGSLQYSLILEHLVGEKRKPRDVIPGGLGGIPSPIKTEEQKMMERVMESCAFKAALACVGGFVLGGAFGVFTAGIDANVGFDPKDPYRTPTAKEVLKDMGQRGMSYAKNFAIVGAMFSCTECLVESYRGKSDWKNSVISGCITGGAIGFRAGVKAGALGCGGFAAFSAVIDYYLR; via the exons ATGGCGGCGCCCGGTGCAGGCACAGGGATGACCCCCGGGACTCCGTCCTCAGCCCCCGGGGATGGCTCCTTGCAGTACAGCCTGATCCTGGAGCACCTGGTGGGAGAGAAGAGGAAGCCGCGGGATGTGATTCCTGGGGGGCTCGGGGGGATCCCCTCACCCATCAAAACTGAGGAGCAGAAGATGATGGAGCGGGTGATGGAGAGCTGCGCCTTCAAGGCGGCCCTGGCCTGTGTAGGAG GTTTTGTCCTGGGTGGAGCATTTGGCGTTTTCACGGCTGGTATTGACGCCAATGTCGGATTTGACCCCAAGGATCCGTATCGTACACCTACTGCCAAAGAAGTACTGAAGGATATGGGTCAGAGAGGGATGTCCTACGCCAAAAACTTTGCCATTGTTGGTGCAAtgttctcctgtacagagtgttTAGTAGAATCT TATCGAGGAAAGTCTGACTGGAAGAATAGTGTAATTAGTGGATGTATCACAGGGGGCGCCATTGGATTCAGAG CCGGTGTAAAAGCTGGAGCTCTGGGCTGCGGAGGATTTGCTGCTTTTTCTGCTGTGATAGACTATTACCTGCGGTAG